The proteins below are encoded in one region of Takifugu rubripes chromosome 1, fTakRub1.2, whole genome shotgun sequence:
- the dhx8 gene encoding LOW QUALITY PROTEIN: ATP-dependent RNA helicase DHX8 (The sequence of the model RefSeq protein was modified relative to this genomic sequence to represent the inferred CDS: deleted 1 base in 1 codon) — MDASDDIKRLEYLSLVSKVCTELENHLGISEKDLAEFVICLAEKNQTFDEFKAVLIENGAEFTDTLIANLLRLIQTMRSSPSTSNADQTEGKPKSEKDNLKDKYPALCQPDAPVWTVPCGPLGAEDERVAAAAMKQLEMLMPNFSGANAAASDTSAQADCGGGCGQKGSHSCSRSKEREGEVHPKLRRKRPSRWSDRPPSPPGGSIGSGGDGGREAPVDRPPTDEPVVGDIYNGKVSSIMQFGCFVQLEGLRKRWEGLVHVSELRKEGRVADVADVVTKSQKVLVKVLSVTGTKASLSMKDVDQATGEDLNPNRRRMHDPVVREETLRNPDRPAEATVFETQDDSAKRKRLAKITDLEKWEIKQMIAANVLPKEEFPEFDEETGILPKIDDDEDEELEIELVEEEPPFLRGQTKWSTNMSPVKIVKNPDGSLSQAAMMQNALAKERREQKQAVRAAEMDLIPTGLHKNWIDPMPDYEGRQIAANMRGIGAMPVNLPEWKRKAFGGNQVSYGKKTELSILQQRESLPIFKLKEQLVQAVHDNQILIVVGETGSGKTTQITQYLAEAGYTSRGKIGCTQPRRVAAMSVAKRVSEEYGCRLGQEVGYTIRFEDCTSTETVIKYMTHGMLQRECLLDPDMSQYSLVMLDEAHERTIHTDVLFGLLKKTIRKRKDMKLIVSSATLDAVKFSQYFFEAPIFTIPGRTFPVEILYAREPETDYLDASLITVMQIHLTEPPGDILVFLTGQEEIDTACEILYERMKSLGPDVPELIILPVYSALPSEMQTRIFDPAPPGSRKVILATNIAETSLTIDGIYYVVDPGFVKQVVYNSKTGIDQLVVTPISQAQAKQRSGRAGRTGPGKCYRLYTERAYRDEMLTTNVPEIQRTNLASTVLSLKAMGVNDLLSFDFMDSPPMETLITAMEQLYTLGALDDEGLLTRLGRRMAEFPLEPMLCKMLIMSVHLGCSDEMLTIVSMLSVQNIFYRPKDKQALADQKKTKFFQLEGDHLTLLAVYNSWKNNKFSNAWCFENFIQARSLKRAQDIRKQMLSIMDRHKLDVVSCGKASVQVQKAICSGFFRNAARKHPQDGYRTLIDQQVVYLHPSSTLFNRQPEWLVYHELVLTTKEYMREVTTIDPRWLVEFAPAFYRVGDPTRLSRQKRQQKLEPLYNRYEEPNAWRISRAFRRR, encoded by the exons ATGGACGCTTCGGATGATATTAAACGTCTGGAATATCTGTCTTTGGTGTCTAAGGTGTGCACGGAGTTGGAAAATCATCTGGGAATAAGCGAGAAAGATTTAG CTGAATTTGTCATCTGTTTGGCGGAAAAGAACCAAACGTTCGATGAGTTCAAAGCAGTTTTAATCGAGAATGGAGCAGAATTCACA GACACGCTCATCGCTAATCTACTCAGACTTATTCAAACGATGCGATCTTCACCATCCACCAGTAACG CAGATCAGACTGAAGGAAAGCCAAAGAGTGAAAAAGACAATCTGAAAGATAAATATCCAGCTTTATGTCAACCAGATGCTCCAGTGTGGACG GTTCCATGTGGCCCCTTGGGTGCAGAAGATGAGCGGGTCGCAGCAGCGGCCATGAAGCAGCTGGAGATGCTGATGCCAAACTTCAGTGGAGCAAATGCTGCTGC GTCGGACACGTCTGCGCAGGCCGATTGTGGTGGGGGGTGTGGACAGAAGGGAAGTCACTCTTGCTCCAGGTCCAAAGAACGCGAGGGAGAGGTCCACCCCAAGCTCAGAAGGAAACGGCCTTCTCGCTGGAGCGATCGTCCACCCAGCCCACCTGGTGGGAGCATCGGTTCAGGGGGTGATGGTGGGCGGGAAGCACCTGTAGACCGACCCCCTACAGACGAGCCTGTGGTTGGAGACATCTACAACGGAAAAGTCAGCAGCATTATGCAGTTTGGCTGCTTTGTTCAGCTGGAGGGTCTCAG GAAACGGTGGGAAGGTCTGGTGCACGTCTCTGAGCTGCGTAAAGAGGGACGAGTCGCTGATGTGGCTGACGTGGTCACCAAAAGTCAAAAGGTTCTGGTCAAAGTGCTGTCGGTCACCGGAACCAAAGCCAGCCTGAGTATGAAG GACGTGGATCAGGCGACGGGCGAAGACCTGAACCCCAACCGGAGACGAATGCATGACCCTGTGGTCAGAGAGGAAACGCTGAGGAACCCGGATCGTCCTGCTGAAGCCACCGTGTTCGAAACGCAGGACGACTCGGCGAAACGCAAACGACTGGCGAAGATCACAGACCTGGAGAAGTGGGAGATCAAACAG ATGATCGCGGCCAACGTACTTCCCAAAGAAGAGTTCCCGGAGTTTGACGAAGAGACGGGGATCCTTCCCAAAATAGACGACGATGAGG ATGAAGAGCTGGAGATCGAGCTGGTTGAGGAGGAGCCGCCTTTCCTGAGGGGACAGACGAAATGGAGCACCAACATGAGTCCAGTCAAGATAGTGAAG AACCCGGACGGCTCGCTCTCGCAGGCGGCCATGATGCAGAACGCCCTCGCCAAAGAGAGGCGGGAGCAGAAGCAGGCGGTGCGCGCGGCGGAGATGGACCTCATCCCGACCGGCCTCCACAAGAACTGGATCGACCCCATGCCAGACT ATGAAGGAAGGCAGATCGCCGCCAACATGAGGGGCATCGGCGCCATGCCCGTCAATCTCCCGGAGTGGAAAAGAAAGGCCTTCGGCGGGAATCAGGTGTCGTACGGGAAGAAGACGGAGCTttccatcctgcagcagagggagaGTCTTCCCATTTTcaagctgaaggagcagctggtgcag GCCGTCCACGACAACCAGATCTTGATTGTCGTCGGGGAAACGGGCTCGGGGAAGACCACCCAGATCACCCAGTACCTGGCGGAGGCCGGGTACACCTCGCGGGGGAAGATCGGCTGCACGCAGCCCCGCCGAGTGGCCGCCATGTCGGTGGCCAAGAGGGTGTCTGAGGAGTACGGCTGCCGTCTGGGCCAAGAG GTGGGCTACACCATCCGCTTTGAGGACTGCACCAGCACGGAGACGGTGATCAAGTACATGACCCACGGAATGCTGCAGAGGGAATGTCTGCTGGACCCCGACATGAGCCAGTATTCCCTCGTCATGCTGGACGAAGCCCACGAGAGGACCATCCACACCGACGTGCTCTTTGGCCTCCTGAAGAAG ACCATCCGGAAACGCAAAGACATGAAGCTGATCGTGTCGTCCGCGACGCTGGACGCCGTCAAGTTCTCCCAGTACTTCTTTGAAGCTCCCATCTTCACCATCCCGGGAAGAACCTTCCCCGTTGAGATCCTGTACGCCAGAGAACCCGAGACGGACTATCTGGACGCCAGTCTGATCACCGTCATGCAGATCCACCTGACGGAACCTCCAG GAGACATCCTGGTGTTCCTGACTGGACAGGAAGAGATCGACACGGCCTGCGAGATCCTGTATGAGCGTATGAAGTCGCTGGGGCCTGACGTTCCTGAGCTGATCATCCTCCCGGTTTATTCCGCTCTGCCCAGCGAGATGCAGACCAGAATCTTCGACCCGGCGCCGCCGGGCAGCAGAAAG GTGATCCTGGCCACCAACATCGCCGAGACGTCTCTGACCATCGACGGGATCTACTACGTGGTCGACCCCGGCTTCGTCAAACAGGTCGTCTACAACTCCAAGACGGGCATCGACCAGCTGGTGGTGACGCCCATCTCACAG GCTCAGGCCAAGCAGAGGTCGGGCCGAGCCGGCAGAACCGGACCGGGGAAGTGTTACCGTCTCTACACCGAGAGGGCCTACAGGGACGAGATGCTGACCACCAACGTGCCCGAGATCCAGAGGACCAACCTGGCGAGCACGGTGCTGTCTCTGAAG GCGATGGGCGTCAACGACCTGCTGTCCTTCGACTTCATGGACTCCCCCCCCATGGAGACGCTGATCACGGCCATGGAGCAGCTCTACACGCTGGGGGCTCTGGACGACGAGGGGCTGCTCACGCGGCTGGGGAGGAGG atggcAGAGTTCCCCCTGGAGCCCATGCTGTGCAAGATGTTGATCATGTCCGTCCATCTGGGCTGCAGCGACGAGATGCTGACCATCGTCTCCATGCTGTCGGTGCAGAACATCTTCTACAGACCAAAG GACAAACAGGCTCTCGCCGACCAGAAGAAGACAAAGTTCTTCCAGCTGGAGGGGGACCACCTGACGCTGCTGGCCGTCTACAACTCCTGGAAGAACAACAAGTTCTCCAACGCCTGGTGTTTCGAGAACTTCATCCAGGCGCGCTCCCTGAAGAGGGCTCAGGACATCCGCAAGCAGATGCTGAGCATCatggacag GCACAAGCTGGACGTGGTGTCCTGTGGA AAGGCGTCGGTCCAGGTTCAGAAAGCCATCTGCAGCGGGTTCTTCAGGAACGCCGCCAGGAAGCACCCGCAGGACGGGTACCGCACCCTGATAGACCAGCAGGTGGTGTACCTGCACCCCTCCAGCACGCTCTTCAACCGCCAGCCCGAGTG GCTGGTTTATCACGAGCTGGTGCTGACCACCAAGGAGTACATGCGGGAGGTGACCACCATCGACCCCCGCTGGCTGGTGGAGTTCGCGCCGGCGTTCTACAGGGTCGGCGACCCGACTCGGCTCAGCCGCCAGAAGAGGCAGCAGAAACTGGAGCCGCTCTACAACCGCTACGAGGAGCCCAACGCCTGGAGGATCTCCCGCGCCTTCAGGCGCCGCTGA